In Lacrimispora indolis DSM 755, a genomic segment contains:
- a CDS encoding GntP family permease: MTGLPLIFVFVLAIILMIVAISKFKIHPFIAIMSISLLLGLIAGIPLVDKTLEDGTKVSGLANVIGAGFSGTFSSIGIVIILGALIGTILEKTGAALKLADMVIRLVGKNNPVLAMEMMGWVVSIPVFCDSGFVILNPIRKALVNRTAASSVAMTVGLSSGLYISHVFIPPTPGPIAAASTLGIGENLLLVMGMGALCSIFPLIAGFFYAKYIGGKVRSDDEADMGEVEKTYEELVAEFGKLPSGLNALAPIIVPILLMALSSVAAMANMGGFGADVIKFLGTPIIALAVGTLCGILQLKGAGKMEEFYEITNDTLKTVGPILFVTAAGGVLGKVISSTDMVNYIKDHASVLSTMGIFFPFFLAAILKSAQGSSTVALTTTAGIVAPLLPMLGLESPVRVTLACMAIGAGAMTVSHANDSYFWVVTNFGAMTPEKGYKTQTMATLILGIAGILEIFILSLILH; this comes from the coding sequence ATGACAGGTTTACCATTAATTTTTGTTTTTGTGCTGGCAATCATCCTGATGATCGTTGCCATTTCCAAGTTTAAGATCCACCCGTTCATTGCCATCATGAGTATTTCCCTGCTTCTGGGGCTCATTGCAGGGATACCGCTGGTTGATAAGACATTAGAGGACGGAACTAAGGTAAGCGGCCTTGCAAATGTAATCGGAGCCGGCTTTTCCGGCACATTCTCCAGCATCGGTATCGTTATCATCCTTGGTGCACTGATCGGAACCATATTGGAGAAAACAGGCGCAGCCCTTAAGCTGGCCGATATGGTGATCCGCCTTGTTGGGAAAAACAATCCGGTCCTTGCAATGGAGATGATGGGCTGGGTAGTATCCATCCCGGTATTCTGCGATTCCGGGTTCGTAATTTTAAATCCCATCCGTAAAGCCCTGGTAAACAGGACTGCCGCGTCATCCGTAGCCATGACAGTGGGACTTTCTTCAGGACTCTACATTTCCCACGTGTTTATTCCGCCCACACCAGGTCCCATTGCAGCAGCTTCTACCCTTGGCATTGGGGAAAACCTTCTTCTTGTTATGGGAATGGGCGCCTTATGTTCCATCTTCCCTCTGATTGCCGGATTTTTCTACGCAAAATACATCGGAGGAAAGGTACGGTCTGACGATGAAGCGGATATGGGTGAGGTCGAAAAAACCTATGAGGAGCTTGTAGCCGAATTCGGCAAACTTCCCAGCGGCTTAAACGCCCTTGCTCCAATCATTGTCCCAATCCTTCTTATGGCTCTTTCATCTGTTGCAGCCATGGCGAACATGGGAGGTTTTGGAGCTGATGTCATTAAATTTTTAGGAACTCCTATTATAGCTCTGGCAGTAGGTACCTTATGCGGTATTCTTCAGCTGAAAGGAGCTGGTAAGATGGAGGAATTTTATGAAATTACCAATGATACGCTAAAGACAGTTGGGCCGATCTTGTTTGTAACGGCTGCCGGCGGCGTGCTGGGCAAGGTGATTTCCTCCACTGATATGGTGAATTATATTAAGGATCATGCTTCTGTATTAAGCACCATGGGAATTTTCTTCCCATTCTTTTTGGCAGCGATCTTAAAGAGTGCCCAGGGTTCCTCTACCGTGGCTTTGACCACGACAGCAGGCATAGTGGCTCCTCTGCTTCCAATGCTGGGTTTAGAAAGCCCTGTCAGGGTGACTCTGGCCTGTATGGCTATCGGCGCCGGCGCTATGACAGTCTCCCATGCAAATGATTCGTATTTCTGGGTGGTAACGAATTTTGGAGCCATGACTCCGGAAAAAGGGTATAAAACCCAAACAATGGCAACGTTGATTTTAGGGATTGCAGGAATTCTGGAAATCTTTATCCTGTCTTTGATCCTGCATTAA